In Nonomuraea sp. NBC_00507, the following are encoded in one genomic region:
- a CDS encoding DinB family protein, with translation MADFIGDELRGSRFERVDLSGAEFRASDLSGARFRGVGMSGVVMRGVELVNVDIHGEITNVTINGVDIGPLINAELDRRHPGRVKMRPTTPAGFRDAWDIVERLWEGTVQRAHRLDPALLHESVDGEWSFVETLRHLVFATDAWVRRAVLGDPAPWDPLDLPWDEMPDTPGIPRDRKVRPSLDTVLELRRDRMSTVREVLDGLTDESLDGHTQPIEVPGWPPPSRSYPVRECLLCILNEEWEHRLYAERDLAALEARNP, from the coding sequence ATGGCTGACTTCATCGGTGATGAGCTCAGGGGGTCGCGCTTCGAGCGCGTTGATCTCAGCGGCGCGGAATTCCGCGCCAGCGACCTGTCCGGCGCCAGGTTCCGCGGCGTGGGGATGAGCGGTGTCGTGATGCGCGGAGTCGAGCTGGTCAACGTCGACATCCACGGCGAGATCACGAACGTGACGATCAACGGTGTGGACATCGGACCGCTGATCAACGCCGAGCTCGACCGGCGGCACCCCGGCCGGGTCAAGATGCGCCCGACCACGCCCGCCGGCTTCCGAGACGCATGGGACATCGTTGAGCGGCTCTGGGAGGGCACCGTCCAACGGGCTCACCGCCTGGATCCCGCGCTGCTGCACGAGTCCGTCGACGGCGAGTGGTCCTTCGTCGAAACCTTGCGTCACCTCGTGTTCGCCACTGACGCATGGGTCAGAAGGGCCGTTCTCGGCGATCCGGCTCCGTGGGATCCGCTGGATCTGCCGTGGGACGAGATGCCGGACACACCGGGGATACCCCGCGACCGCAAGGTCCGACCGTCGCTGGACACGGTGCTCGAGCTCCGCCGTGACCGGATGTCCACCGTGCGCGAGGTCCTCGACGGCCTCACCGACGAGTCACTGGACGGCCATACCCAACCGATCGAGGTGCCGGGATGGCCACCACCATCGCGGAGCTACCCGGTGCGTGAATGCCTGCTGTGCATTCTCAACGAGGAATGGGAGCATCGGCTCTACGCCGAACGGGATCTTGCCGCTTTGGAGGCGCGCAACCCATAG
- a CDS encoding response regulator transcription factor produces MLRLVAGGLPNSEIADALSITEATVSTHLNRLLAKLSLCDRAQVVRYAYESGIVRPGDPPPSRPARSSFPAVRV; encoded by the coding sequence GTGCTGCGCCTGGTGGCCGGCGGCCTGCCCAACTCTGAGATCGCCGACGCCCTGTCCATCACCGAGGCGACCGTGAGCACACACCTCAACCGCCTGCTGGCCAAGCTCTCCCTGTGCGATCGGGCCCAGGTCGTGCGGTACGCGTACGAGTCGGGGATCGTCCGCCCCGGCGACCCGCCCCCGTCCCGGCCCGCGCGCTCATCGTTCCCGGCTGTCAGGGTCTGA
- a CDS encoding response regulator — MLGEASDGERAVELARSRRPDVVLLDIAMPRLDGLEAARRILRRRRRRRRG; from the coding sequence GTGCTCGGCGAGGCGTCCGACGGGGAGCGGGCGGTGGAGCTGGCCCGGAGCCGCCGCCCCGACGTCGTGCTGCTGGATATCGCGATGCCCCGGCTGGACGGCCTGGAGGCGGCCCGCCGCATCCTGCGCCGTCGCCGTCGCCGCCGTCGGGGCTGA
- a CDS encoding 2'-5' RNA ligase family protein has translation MSNGASGRYRAGQTALLAAVEEVEPLVGHWRRRFDASASAGVPAHVTVLFPFLDIDHLDHAVVDDLKVVVGEHSPFTIRFDRCRRFPGVLYLAPTPDQPFRALTEAVAARWPQTPPYGGLYAEVIPHLTVAHGQQTHVFDEVEEELTAQLPVTANVASVGLFVSDGDRWRRWAEFPLLG, from the coding sequence ATGTCGAACGGTGCTTCAGGACGCTATCGAGCAGGCCAGACAGCTTTGCTGGCCGCTGTGGAAGAGGTTGAGCCGCTGGTCGGGCACTGGCGGCGGCGTTTCGATGCCTCTGCGTCGGCCGGTGTTCCCGCGCATGTGACGGTGCTCTTTCCCTTCCTGGATATCGATCACCTGGACCATGCAGTGGTGGACGATCTCAAAGTGGTGGTCGGCGAGCACAGCCCCTTCACCATCCGGTTTGACAGGTGCCGGCGCTTCCCTGGCGTTCTCTATCTCGCGCCGACACCCGACCAGCCGTTTCGCGCGCTGACCGAGGCCGTGGCGGCGCGATGGCCGCAGACGCCTCCCTACGGCGGCCTGTACGCCGAGGTCATCCCCCACCTGACCGTCGCCCATGGCCAGCAGACCCACGTGTTCGACGAGGTAGAAGAAGAGCTGACCGCGCAGCTGCCGGTGACTGCGAACGTCGCGTCGGTCGGCCTTTTCGTCAGCGATGGCGACCGCTGGCGTCGATGGGCCGAGTTCCCTCTGCTCGGATAA
- a CDS encoding DNA alkylation repair protein: MAELAELEDPKIRAVNEKHGDDHGVNLSKLRALAKRLKTQQELASRLWATNDTAARLLAMLICRPKAFKRDEVDVMVREARTPKVHDWLVNYVVKKSPHSEELRLAWSADPDPVVASAGWALTTERVTKKPEGLDLAGLLDVIEAQMKGAPDRPQWAMNHCLAQIGIDHAEHRARAIDIGERLEVLKDYPTSPGCTSPFAPIWINEMVRRQHDETAAPSGSRR, from the coding sequence ATGGCCGAGCTGGCCGAGCTCGAGGACCCGAAGATCCGCGCGGTGAACGAGAAACACGGTGACGATCACGGCGTGAACCTCAGCAAGCTGCGCGCGCTCGCGAAGCGCCTGAAGACGCAGCAGGAGCTCGCGTCCCGGCTCTGGGCAACGAATGACACCGCGGCGAGACTGCTCGCGATGCTGATCTGCCGCCCGAAGGCGTTCAAGCGTGACGAGGTGGACGTCATGGTGCGCGAGGCGCGCACGCCCAAGGTGCACGACTGGCTCGTGAACTACGTGGTGAAGAAGAGCCCGCACTCCGAAGAGCTGCGCCTGGCCTGGTCCGCCGATCCGGATCCAGTGGTCGCGAGCGCCGGCTGGGCACTGACCACCGAACGCGTGACCAAGAAGCCCGAGGGCCTCGACCTCGCAGGACTGCTCGACGTCATCGAGGCGCAGATGAAAGGCGCCCCGGATCGCCCGCAGTGGGCGATGAACCATTGCCTGGCTCAGATCGGGATCGACCACGCCGAGCACCGCGCCCGTGCCATTGACATCGGTGAGCGCCTGGAGGTGCTCAAGGACTATCCGACTTCCCCGGGCTGCACATCTCCGTTCGCGCCCATCTGGATCAACGAAATGGTGCGCCGGCAGCACGATGAGACGGCGGCTCCTTCGGGGAGTCGGCGGTAA
- a CDS encoding LysR family transcriptional regulator, producing MSEFTIVGLRVVREAARHGSFSTAAERLGYTQSAVSRQIALMEQAAGRALFERHARGVQPTAAGRVVLRHAETVLGELDAARQELHDLDARPPGRLRVGAFSTAMAALVPRAIAALAVQEPHAQLPLREGLSPRLLTAVARGRLDLAVVTRPQDAPEDVEVIPLMDDPLLLAVPPDHALAGRASVTTAMLRDERWITASTEPGTTLLGTWSDASWQPDIAFVARDWVAKLGLVAAGLGVTVVPGLAAPALPLNIALVRIDHPAAVRPTAIAQRSDAPDEHLRRTFTEALRDASAGLSAQLRHRLR from the coding sequence ATGAGTGAGTTCACGATCGTCGGCCTGCGCGTGGTCCGCGAAGCGGCCCGCCACGGCTCGTTCTCGACGGCGGCCGAGCGTCTGGGCTACACGCAGTCCGCCGTCTCCCGCCAGATCGCGCTCATGGAACAGGCAGCCGGCCGGGCCCTGTTCGAACGCCATGCGCGCGGCGTGCAGCCGACCGCAGCCGGCCGAGTCGTCCTCCGACATGCCGAAACGGTCCTCGGCGAACTCGACGCCGCCCGCCAGGAGCTCCACGACCTCGACGCGCGGCCGCCCGGCCGATTGCGCGTCGGAGCCTTCTCCACCGCCATGGCGGCCTTGGTCCCCCGAGCGATCGCTGCTCTCGCCGTGCAGGAACCCCACGCACAGCTGCCGTTGCGCGAGGGGCTGAGTCCTCGCCTGCTGACCGCTGTCGCGCGCGGACGCCTGGACCTGGCGGTGGTGACCCGGCCCCAGGACGCACCGGAGGACGTCGAGGTGATCCCCCTCATGGACGACCCCCTGCTCCTCGCGGTCCCGCCCGACCATGCCCTCGCCGGCCGGGCAAGCGTCACAACCGCGATGCTCCGCGACGAACGGTGGATCACCGCAAGCACCGAGCCCGGCACAACACTCCTGGGTACGTGGAGCGACGCCTCCTGGCAGCCCGACATCGCCTTCGTCGCGCGCGACTGGGTCGCCAAGCTCGGTCTCGTCGCCGCCGGGCTCGGCGTCACCGTGGTCCCCGGACTCGCCGCACCGGCGCTTCCCCTGAACATCGCCCTCGTACGCATCGATCACCCCGCCGCAGTGCGACCCACAGCGATCGCACAACGCTCCGACGCCCCCGACGAACACCTCCGGCGGACCTTCACCGAAGCACTCCGCGACGCCTCAGCCGGACTGTCCGCCCAGCTCCGGCACAGACTGCGATAG
- a CDS encoding winged helix-turn-helix transcriptional regulator translates to MALVIPDVLEESCATRQALERLAAKWRVLLIYALLAGPQRHAELRRRLPGITQKVLTETLRSMESDGLVERRVLKDTAPQHVEYSLTTLGQTLREPLSAICAWALEHP, encoded by the coding sequence ATGGCACTGGTGATACCCGACGTCCTGGAAGAAAGCTGCGCGACCCGGCAGGCGCTGGAGCGGCTGGCCGCCAAGTGGCGGGTCCTGCTGATCTACGCGCTGCTCGCCGGACCGCAGCGGCACGCCGAGCTGCGCCGCAGGCTCCCCGGTATCACCCAAAAGGTACTGACCGAGACCCTGCGGAGCATGGAAAGTGACGGGCTGGTCGAACGACGGGTGCTCAAGGACACCGCCCCACAGCATGTCGAGTACTCCCTGACCACACTCGGCCAAACCCTGCGGGAGCCGCTGTCCGCCATCTGCGCCTGGGCACTGGAGCACCCCTAG
- a CDS encoding glycoside hydrolase family 12 protein — MNRSRSCRDFVEALRHRIRQRGACHRRTTAEREIMLRMLRLFVSASMLVVLIGVLAQPVQAAVWYSSDRWGTWTNGGYTLYNNIWGSGAGPQTIWANSYSNWGVWANHPNTGGIKSYPNATRNVNRRLSALGSVTSSFNVTVPNGGAYTSAYDIWCDGHTYEIMLWMNKYGPVGPLGSRQTSASVGGHSWDVYRGSNGSNQVFSFVRQGNVNSGTVDIKAILNWLRSRNWFGDVTLGDVQFGYEITSSSGGMDFRTNSFSVSAS; from the coding sequence TTGAACCGGTCTCGGTCGTGTAGGGATTTCGTCGAAGCGCTTCGACACCGGATTCGACAAAGAGGTGCCTGCCATCGGCGCACAACAGCGGAAAGGGAAATCATGCTCAGGATGCTCCGCCTCTTCGTCTCGGCATCCATGCTCGTCGTGCTCATCGGGGTGCTCGCTCAGCCGGTCCAGGCCGCCGTCTGGTATTCGTCGGACCGGTGGGGCACCTGGACCAACGGCGGCTACACCCTTTACAACAACATCTGGGGCAGCGGTGCCGGCCCACAGACGATCTGGGCCAATTCGTACAGTAACTGGGGTGTCTGGGCGAACCACCCCAACACTGGTGGCATCAAGTCCTACCCCAACGCCACGAGGAACGTGAACCGGCGGCTGAGTGCTCTCGGCAGCGTGACCAGCAGCTTCAACGTCACCGTGCCGAACGGTGGTGCTTACACGAGCGCGTACGACATCTGGTGCGATGGCCACACCTACGAGATCATGCTGTGGATGAACAAGTACGGCCCGGTGGGCCCGCTCGGGTCGCGGCAGACCAGCGCCTCGGTGGGCGGCCACAGCTGGGACGTCTACCGCGGCTCCAACGGGTCCAACCAGGTGTTCTCCTTCGTGCGGCAGGGCAATGTCAACTCCGGGACCGTGGACATCAAGGCGATCTTGAATTGGCTCCGGTCCAGGAACTGGTTCGGTGATGTGACGCTCGGCGACGTCCAGTTCGGCTACGAGATCACGTCGTCCAGTGGCGGGATGGACTTCCGTACCAACAGCTTCTCGGTCTCGGCAAGCTGA
- a CDS encoding TetR/AcrR family transcriptional regulator, with amino-acid sequence MGRPREHDEQTRRALLAVAGDLLASEGSAGVSVRRVSQEAQTTTRAVYSLFGDKEGLLRALYQQAAETMRRHHEAVPEHDDPLVEITALALAYRTAAREEPNLYGLFMSGSVPGFRPVGDDARLARRSLARVVQALQRFADAGELPGRDPRLVGQQLWGLVHGLATLELQGHLGPSDQAEARWRDAVLATVTGYRQPPPTPQ; translated from the coding sequence ATGGGACGTCCACGCGAGCACGACGAGCAGACCCGCCGCGCACTGCTGGCGGTGGCCGGCGACCTGCTGGCGAGCGAGGGATCGGCCGGGGTGAGCGTCCGGCGGGTGTCACAGGAGGCGCAGACCACCACGCGGGCGGTCTACAGCCTGTTCGGTGACAAGGAAGGCCTGCTCCGCGCGCTCTACCAGCAGGCCGCCGAAACCATGCGCCGCCACCACGAGGCCGTCCCCGAGCACGACGACCCGCTCGTGGAGATCACCGCACTGGCGCTCGCCTACCGGACCGCCGCCCGGGAAGAGCCCAACCTCTACGGCCTGTTCATGAGCGGCAGCGTGCCCGGTTTCCGTCCCGTCGGGGACGACGCGCGGCTGGCCCGTCGCAGCCTCGCTCGCGTCGTGCAGGCACTCCAGCGCTTCGCCGACGCCGGGGAGCTGCCCGGCCGCGACCCGCGGCTGGTCGGCCAGCAACTGTGGGGCCTGGTGCACGGGCTGGCCACCCTCGAGCTCCAAGGCCACCTCGGCCCCTCCGACCAGGCGGAGGCCCGCTGGCGCGACGCGGTCCTCGCCACCGTCACCGGCTACCGCCAGCCACCTCCCACCCCTCAATGA
- a CDS encoding alpha/beta hydrolase: MTTVKAERISFGSEGIQLVGELRLPDADGPQPAIALTGPFTGVKEQVLGTYAELLAQAGLVTLAFDHRGLGESGGRRQHEDSQGKLADLRAAVGVLAGRPEVNRARIGVVGVCLGGGYAVRAAATDSRVKAVAGIAGAYNSPARIAQTMGIDAYRSALGGFLDRYDEYVPAVAPDGGEAAMTGDEPYAYYGTARSTSPYWRNGVTTGSLHTLMTFDVLGAADLLAATPLLIVHGKTDAYCSPTLAREFYERKPGDKEILWLDADQHIDLYDVEPHVSQAAQATADFLHRNLRP; encoded by the coding sequence ATGACCACTGTCAAAGCTGAGCGAATCTCCTTCGGCAGCGAAGGCATCCAGCTAGTAGGCGAGCTCCGGCTTCCAGACGCGGACGGCCCGCAACCCGCCATCGCGCTCACCGGCCCGTTCACCGGGGTGAAAGAGCAAGTCCTCGGTACCTACGCCGAGCTACTCGCTCAGGCTGGACTCGTTACGCTCGCCTTCGACCACCGGGGCCTCGGGGAAAGCGGCGGACGCCGCCAACATGAGGACAGTCAGGGAAAACTTGCCGACCTGAGGGCCGCAGTCGGCGTGCTGGCCGGCCGACCCGAGGTGAACCGGGCCCGGATCGGAGTGGTTGGCGTCTGCCTCGGCGGCGGCTACGCGGTACGGGCCGCAGCCACGGACTCCCGGGTGAAGGCGGTGGCAGGAATCGCGGGCGCCTACAACAGCCCTGCTCGGATCGCCCAGACCATGGGCATCGACGCCTACCGTTCCGCACTCGGCGGCTTCCTGGACCGGTACGACGAGTACGTACCCGCCGTGGCGCCCGACGGCGGCGAGGCCGCGATGACAGGCGATGAGCCGTACGCCTACTACGGCACCGCCCGGTCCACCTCCCCGTACTGGCGCAACGGGGTCACCACAGGATCGCTCCACACCCTGATGACCTTCGACGTCCTCGGCGCGGCGGACCTCCTGGCGGCCACCCCGCTACTGATCGTCCACGGAAAGACTGACGCCTACTGCTCGCCGACGCTGGCTCGGGAGTTCTACGAACGCAAGCCCGGCGACAAGGAGATCCTCTGGCTGGACGCCGACCAGCACATCGACCTCTATGACGTGGAACCGCACGTATCCCAAGCCGCCCAGGCAACCGCCGACTTTCTCCACCGCAACCTCAGACCCTGA
- a CDS encoding FAD-dependent oxidoreductase, with protein sequence MDYDVVIVGASVSGCTAAILYGRAGLRVALLEKHRSIDTPKRLCGHFLLGRAQTPLRRLGLWDDLLATGAGTGDVSIRTAYGWTDRSRGGVPPFLSVRRTTLDPILRGSAAATGGVDLLLGRTVTGLLTEGHRVTGVRARLLDGTEETHAGRLIVGADGYRSKVASLAGVPERFTPNGRAFFYTYYRNVRHTLPTPAALWWHERDWVVLAPTDGGLTQVAVMPAKDTLPPDLTDHAGYIERYVASLPDAPDLTRAERAAKVVIAPDYPLIRRHPTPVPGLALIGDAALTADPTPAPGCTWALLSGQWLADATAPALLAGDDPASALRRYRRVHRALEREHAFMRGGAEVAPPNPVQRLLHEAAVHDPEVARRLALVGMQVAPTMSLLNPALAARALLVRHRGRRRSAGRAGQAHAV encoded by the coding sequence ATGGACTACGACGTCGTCATCGTGGGAGCCAGCGTCAGCGGCTGCACCGCCGCGATCCTGTACGGCCGGGCCGGCTTACGCGTCGCGCTGCTGGAAAAGCACCGCAGCATCGACACCCCCAAGCGGCTGTGCGGCCACTTCCTGCTCGGCCGCGCCCAGACCCCGTTACGGCGGCTCGGCTTATGGGACGACCTGCTGGCCACCGGCGCGGGCACCGGCGACGTCTCGATCCGGACCGCGTACGGCTGGACCGACCGCTCCCGCGGCGGCGTCCCGCCGTTCCTCAGCGTCAGGCGTACCACCCTCGACCCGATCCTGCGCGGCAGCGCCGCCGCCACCGGAGGGGTGGACCTGCTCCTCGGCCGTACGGTCACGGGCCTGCTCACCGAAGGGCACCGGGTGACCGGCGTCCGCGCCCGGCTGCTCGACGGCACCGAGGAAACCCACGCCGGCCGCCTGATCGTGGGTGCCGACGGCTACCGGTCCAAGGTCGCCTCGCTGGCCGGCGTCCCCGAGCGGTTCACGCCCAACGGCCGCGCGTTCTTCTACACCTATTACCGGAATGTACGGCATACGCTGCCCACCCCCGCCGCCCTGTGGTGGCACGAGCGGGACTGGGTGGTGCTCGCCCCCACCGACGGTGGGCTGACCCAGGTGGCGGTCATGCCCGCCAAGGACACCCTGCCCCCGGACCTGACCGACCACGCCGGCTACATCGAGCGCTACGTCGCCTCGCTGCCCGACGCCCCCGACCTGACCCGCGCCGAACGAGCTGCCAAGGTCGTCATCGCCCCCGACTACCCGCTCATCCGCCGTCACCCCACCCCCGTGCCAGGCCTGGCCCTGATCGGTGACGCGGCCCTGACCGCCGACCCGACACCGGCCCCCGGCTGCACCTGGGCGCTGCTGTCGGGTCAGTGGCTCGCCGACGCCACGGCGCCGGCCCTGCTCGCCGGCGACGACCCCGCGTCGGCACTGCGCCGCTACCGGCGGGTCCACCGCGCCCTCGAGCGCGAACACGCCTTCATGCGGGGCGGCGCCGAAGTCGCCCCGCCCAACCCGGTGCAACGCCTGCTCCACGAGGCCGCGGTGCACGACCCGGAGGTGGCCCGTCGCCTGGCGCTGGTCGGGATGCAGGTCGCCCCGACCATGTCCCTGCTCAACCCGGCCCTGGCCGCCCGTGCCCTGCTCGTACGCCACCGCGGCAGACGACGCTCCGCCGGACGCGCAGGCCAGGCGCATGCCGTATGA
- a CDS encoding dihydrofolate reductase family protein, which translates to MSKVVMHNVVSVDGFIADPQDQVGPLFDWYSNGDVALDEAGRAKVSRVSAEYVKPMWAGIGSMVIGRHLFDMTNGWEGKPPAGEHVVVVSRRPKPDGWHPEASYHFVDDVAEAIAKAKDLAGERTVAVAAGAAGGQAFALGLVDEVAMDVVPVVLGSGKRYFGSVDAQHLLEDPHVVVQGDRVLHLLYRVRR; encoded by the coding sequence ATGAGCAAAGTGGTGATGCACAACGTCGTGTCGGTGGACGGCTTCATCGCCGACCCGCAGGATCAGGTCGGCCCTCTGTTCGACTGGTACTCCAACGGCGACGTCGCGCTCGACGAAGCGGGCAGGGCGAAGGTCTCGCGGGTCTCGGCCGAGTACGTCAAGCCGATGTGGGCGGGCATCGGGTCGATGGTGATCGGGCGGCACCTGTTCGACATGACCAATGGCTGGGAAGGGAAGCCGCCGGCGGGGGAGCACGTGGTCGTGGTGTCACGCCGGCCCAAGCCCGACGGGTGGCACCCGGAGGCGTCGTACCACTTCGTGGACGATGTGGCAGAGGCGATCGCGAAGGCGAAGGACCTCGCAGGCGAGCGCACCGTCGCCGTGGCGGCCGGTGCCGCCGGGGGCCAGGCCTTCGCTCTCGGTCTGGTGGACGAGGTGGCGATGGACGTCGTGCCGGTGGTCCTCGGCTCGGGCAAGCGGTACTTCGGGTCGGTGGACGCCCAGCATCTGCTCGAGGACCCGCACGTGGTGGTCCAGGGCGACCGGGTGCTGCACCTGCTCTATCGGGTCCGCCGCTAG
- a CDS encoding MBL fold metallo-hydrolase: MEGHLKVPSGRFKIRAPSVSAMTEFRVHSYTAAEPGIFVNSYLLETVDGVVLVDAGLLVSDARALAARLAALRKPLVAAFVTHAHPDHYNGLPYVVGDDVPVYATALVAKTIEQTAAAKREQWQPTYGEEWPDRFRVPDRPLDGGGTLDVAGLRIQVHDLGAAESHADSYLLVEAGEKRNAFIGDLAFDGVHSYTADGHSGAWLDALDRLVDELAGVPLYPGHGAPGGTGLLIRQRQYLLMYRQAVGRLAAGAPSLSEAQKLELTQTLTRFLPGAPLNWLVGLGADAVAAELATSSPIDAREGS; encoded by the coding sequence GTGGAGGGGCACCTCAAAGTGCCTTCTGGCCGGTTCAAGATCAGGGCGCCTAGTGTCTCGGCCATGACAGAGTTTAGGGTCCACTCGTACACGGCGGCAGAGCCTGGGATCTTCGTCAACAGTTACCTGCTGGAGACGGTGGACGGCGTGGTGCTTGTCGATGCCGGACTGCTGGTGTCCGACGCGCGGGCGCTGGCCGCACGGCTCGCGGCGTTGCGTAAGCCACTGGTGGCGGCGTTCGTGACACATGCACACCCGGATCACTACAACGGGCTGCCGTACGTGGTCGGCGACGACGTGCCGGTCTATGCGACGGCACTGGTCGCCAAGACGATCGAACAGACCGCGGCCGCCAAGCGGGAGCAGTGGCAGCCCACCTACGGCGAGGAATGGCCGGACCGGTTCCGGGTGCCGGACCGGCCGCTGGACGGTGGCGGCACCCTGGACGTCGCCGGGCTGCGCATCCAGGTGCACGACCTCGGAGCCGCTGAAAGTCACGCTGACTCCTACCTCCTCGTCGAGGCCGGCGAGAAGCGGAATGCCTTCATCGGTGACCTGGCCTTCGACGGCGTGCACTCCTATACGGCGGATGGGCATTCGGGTGCGTGGCTGGATGCGCTCGATCGACTGGTGGACGAGTTGGCCGGGGTGCCGCTTTATCCGGGCCACGGCGCGCCCGGCGGCACCGGCCTGCTGATCCGGCAGCGGCAGTACCTGCTCATGTACCGACAGGCAGTGGGACGTTTGGCGGCCGGTGCGCCGAGTCTGAGCGAAGCGCAGAAGCTGGAGTTGACGCAGACCCTGACCCGTTTCCTGCCGGGGGCGCCTCTGAACTGGCTGGTTGGCCTGGGCGCGGACGCCGTTGCCGCCGAGCTCGCGACCTCATCACCAATCGATGCAAGGGAGGGCTCATGA
- a CDS encoding winged helix-turn-helix transcriptional regulator, translating to MTTRTTAQQREQARIAYDAYLATCPARQLLDRISDKWVSLLLTALAGGPQRYSSLSRTIAGVSQKMLTQTLRTLERDGLISRSVTPSVPVRVDYALTPLGISLLPVMQAIKDWAETHIEQVAAARDTYDNRSTCPDALAERA from the coding sequence ATGACCACCCGCACCACCGCTCAGCAGCGTGAGCAGGCGCGCATCGCCTATGACGCCTACCTCGCGACCTGCCCAGCGCGTCAACTTCTCGACCGGATCAGCGACAAATGGGTGAGTCTCCTGCTCACCGCGCTCGCCGGCGGCCCTCAGCGCTATAGCAGTCTGTCGCGAACCATCGCCGGCGTCAGTCAGAAGATGCTCACCCAGACTCTGCGCACCCTGGAACGCGACGGCCTGATCTCTCGCTCCGTCACGCCCTCCGTCCCGGTACGGGTCGATTACGCTCTCACCCCACTAGGCATCAGCCTGCTGCCCGTGATGCAGGCCATCAAGGACTGGGCCGAGACACATATCGAACAAGTCGCCGCCGCCCGCGACACCTACGACAATCGCTCTACCTGCCCAGACGCCCTTGCTGAGAGGGCCTAA
- a CDS encoding NADP-dependent oxidoreductase translates to MRAVVVRSFGGPEVLQIADVPMPVAAEGQVRIRVEAASVNPVDLATRSGALTEAGLLPARDVIGLGWDVAGTVEQVGPGVTGIVRGDRVIGLSDRLDVPLGTQAEHVVLDADAVTAAPAGVSPAQAATLPLNGLTATQALDSLDLNHGQTLLVTGAAGAVGGFAIQLAVARGLRVVAVAGADDEPLVRGLGAELFVPRTARLGEAVRSLVPGGVHAALDTAVTGAAALDAVRSKGAFAALVAGGAPMPLRGIRVFNHWIRADGALLSKLAALVEAGSLTLRVAETMPLDHVAAAHRRLAKGGLRGRLVLTP, encoded by the coding sequence ATGCGTGCAGTTGTTGTCCGTTCTTTCGGTGGGCCCGAGGTTCTGCAGATCGCGGACGTGCCGATGCCGGTTGCGGCAGAAGGGCAAGTCCGCATTCGGGTCGAGGCGGCATCGGTCAACCCGGTCGATCTGGCCACTCGGTCCGGTGCGCTCACCGAAGCGGGCCTGCTGCCGGCGCGGGACGTGATCGGCCTTGGGTGGGATGTCGCGGGAACCGTCGAACAAGTGGGCCCAGGGGTCACCGGTATCGTGCGCGGGGACCGGGTGATCGGCCTGTCCGACCGGCTGGACGTGCCGCTCGGCACTCAGGCCGAACACGTCGTACTCGACGCGGATGCGGTCACAGCCGCGCCTGCGGGCGTCTCGCCTGCCCAAGCCGCCACGTTGCCCCTGAACGGTCTCACCGCCACGCAAGCGCTCGACAGCCTCGACCTGAACCACGGGCAGACGCTGCTGGTGACCGGGGCGGCCGGTGCCGTCGGCGGCTTCGCGATCCAACTGGCCGTCGCGCGCGGCCTCCGGGTGGTCGCGGTCGCCGGAGCCGACGATGAACCGCTCGTCCGCGGGCTCGGAGCCGAACTATTCGTACCACGCACGGCACGGCTGGGCGAGGCGGTCCGTTCCCTCGTTCCTGGCGGTGTGCACGCAGCACTGGACACCGCCGTGACCGGAGCGGCCGCCCTCGACGCGGTCCGGTCGAAGGGAGCCTTCGCCGCGCTGGTGGCGGGAGGAGCACCGATGCCGCTGCGCGGCATCCGGGTCTTCAACCACTGGATCCGCGCTGACGGCGCCCTCCTCTCCAAGCTTGCCGCCCTGGTCGAAGCAGGCTCCCTCACCCTGCGCGTAGCCGAGACCATGCCCCTCGACCACGTCGCCGCCGCCCACCGGCGCCTCGCCAAAGGCGGTCTCCGCGGTCGTCTCGTCCTCACTCCTTAA